The following are from one region of the Achromobacter xylosoxidans genome:
- a CDS encoding MFS transporter, translating to MAAPGQEIVTGQSGEAPANGAKPAPPDGLPTPRRYWAAATVMTGISLSVLDTTIANVALPTIAVDLNASPAQAVWIVNAYNLAVVMMLLPLSALAERIGFRRMFTFGLMLFTLASLGCALAGTLWQLTAARVFQGIGAASLMCMFGGLVRNIYPLKLLGRGISINATTVAIMSVLGPTIGSAILSVAPWPWIFAVNLPICALTMLGLRHLPEVPRNDVKLDWISALLCMLTLGVFISGVDMMGMDLLRGIGLVAIATVIGFVLVRRVGKQPAPLVPVDLLRIRPLAFAVGASACTFAAQMASYVSLPFYFQQVLGRPYLEVGMLMGAWPVGTALIAPLAGRLSDRYSAATLSGIGAAAMVVGMLWLAALPATVSNWPIVAGMFVAGMGFGFFQTPNNRAMLSAAPRSRSGAAGGLQATTRVFGQSFGTALVAIAFSISLAHGPGLALVLGTICAGLAVVVNTVRFSKLRT from the coding sequence ATGGCAGCGCCCGGTCAAGAAATCGTGACGGGGCAGAGCGGAGAGGCGCCGGCCAACGGCGCCAAGCCCGCGCCGCCCGACGGCCTGCCGACGCCGCGCCGGTACTGGGCGGCGGCCACCGTGATGACAGGCATCAGCCTGTCGGTTCTGGACACCACCATCGCCAACGTGGCCCTGCCCACGATCGCCGTCGACCTCAATGCGTCGCCGGCCCAGGCGGTCTGGATCGTGAACGCCTACAACCTGGCGGTGGTGATGATGCTGCTGCCCTTGTCGGCGCTGGCCGAGCGCATCGGCTTTCGCCGCATGTTCACCTTCGGCCTGATGCTGTTCACCCTGGCCTCGCTGGGCTGCGCCCTGGCCGGCACGCTGTGGCAGCTGACGGCGGCGCGCGTGTTCCAGGGCATAGGCGCGGCGTCGCTCATGTGCATGTTCGGCGGGCTGGTGCGCAACATCTATCCGCTGAAGCTGCTGGGACGCGGGATCAGCATCAACGCCACCACCGTGGCCATCATGTCGGTGCTGGGGCCGACCATCGGCTCGGCCATCCTGTCGGTGGCGCCCTGGCCCTGGATCTTTGCCGTCAACCTGCCGATCTGCGCGCTGACGATGCTGGGCCTGCGCCATCTGCCGGAAGTGCCGCGCAACGACGTGAAGCTGGACTGGATCAGCGCCCTGCTGTGCATGCTGACCCTGGGCGTCTTCATTTCGGGCGTGGACATGATGGGCATGGACCTGCTGCGCGGCATCGGCCTGGTGGCGATCGCCACGGTTATCGGCTTCGTGCTGGTGCGCCGCGTCGGCAAGCAGCCGGCGCCGCTGGTGCCGGTGGACCTGCTGCGCATCCGTCCGCTGGCCTTTGCGGTGGGCGCCTCGGCCTGCACCTTCGCCGCGCAGATGGCGTCCTATGTGTCGCTGCCGTTCTATTTCCAGCAGGTGCTGGGCCGGCCCTATCTGGAAGTGGGCATGCTGATGGGCGCCTGGCCCGTGGGTACCGCCCTCATCGCTCCGCTGGCGGGCCGGCTGTCCGACCGTTACTCGGCCGCCACGCTCAGCGGCATAGGCGCGGCCGCGATGGTGGTCGGCATGCTGTGGCTGGCGGCGCTGCCGGCCACGGTGTCGAACTGGCCCATCGTCGCGGGCATGTTCGTGGCGGGGATGGGTTTCGGCTTTTTCCAGACGCCCAACAACCGCGCCATGCTGTCGGCCGCGCCCCGTTCGCGCAGCGGCGCGGCGGGCGGCCTGCAGGCCACCACCCGGGTCTTCGGCCAGAGCTTCGGCACGGCGCTGGTCGCGATCGCGTTCAGCATCAGCCTGGCCCATGGCCCGGGCC